In Providencia rettgeri, the following proteins share a genomic window:
- the yciH gene encoding stress response translation initiation inhibitor YciH, translated as MSDSNSRLVYSTETGRIAEDKPKVERPKGDGIARIRRETSGRKGKGVCVITGLDLDDNELAKLAADLKKKCGCGGAVKDGNVEIQGDKRDVIKQYLEAKGFHVKLAGG; from the coding sequence ATGAGTGATTCTAATAGTCGTCTTGTTTACAGTACAGAAACAGGGCGTATTGCTGAAGATAAACCCAAAGTTGAAAGACCTAAAGGCGATGGTATTGCGCGAATTCGCCGTGAGACTTCAGGCCGTAAAGGGAAAGGGGTTTGCGTTATTACAGGTCTTGACCTTGACGATAATGAATTGGCTAAATTGGCCGCTGACCTTAAAAAGAAATGTGGCTGTGGCGGTGCAGTCAAAGATGGTAACGTTGAAATTCAAGGTGATAAACGCGATGTTATTAAACAGTACCTTGAGGCGAAAGGGTTTCACGTTAAGTTAGCTGGTGGCTGA
- the pyrF gene encoding orotidine-5'-phosphate decarboxylase, translating into MISSTENHTHSPIIVALDYEDANEALAFVDRIDPRDCRLKVGKEMFTFNGPQFVKSLHERGFDIFLDLKFHDIPNTVARAVAAAAEMGVWMVNVHAGGGARMMEAARQSLEHYGKDAPLLTAVTVLTSMDESDLIGVGINASPADHAERLALLTKQCGLDGVVCSAHEAQRLKQLCGADFKLVTPGIRPTGSEVGDQRRIMTPQDAVKAGVDYMVIGRPITRSENPTGTLQQINQSIEGLL; encoded by the coding sequence ATGATTTCCTCAACTGAGAACCACACACATTCGCCAATTATTGTGGCACTTGATTATGAAGATGCTAATGAGGCTTTGGCTTTTGTGGATCGCATTGACCCACGTGATTGTCGCTTAAAAGTAGGCAAAGAAATGTTTACTTTTAATGGTCCTCAATTTGTTAAGTCACTCCATGAACGTGGTTTCGATATTTTCTTAGATTTGAAATTCCATGATATTCCAAATACGGTGGCTCGTGCTGTTGCGGCTGCGGCTGAAATGGGGGTTTGGATGGTTAATGTTCACGCTGGTGGAGGCGCTCGTATGATGGAAGCCGCGCGTCAATCACTTGAACATTATGGTAAAGATGCACCATTACTTACCGCAGTAACCGTATTAACGAGTATGGATGAGTCTGATCTTATCGGTGTTGGGATTAACGCTTCACCAGCAGATCATGCAGAGCGTTTGGCCTTATTAACGAAGCAATGTGGGTTAGACGGTGTTGTTTGCTCAGCCCATGAAGCACAACGCTTAAAACAGCTATGTGGTGCTGATTTCAAATTAGTTACCCCAGGTATCCGGCCTACGGGAAGTGAGGTTGGGGATCAACGTCGTATCATGACACCACAAGATGCAGTGAAAGCGGGTGTCGATTATATGGTGATTGGGCGCCCGATTACACGTAGTGAAAACCCAACAGGGACATTGCAACAAATCAATCAATCTATTGAAGGTTTGCTATGA
- the lapB gene encoding lipopolysaccharide assembly protein LapB, whose translation MFELLFLLLPVAAAYGWYMGRRSAQQDKQQHANRLSRDYVTGVNFLLSNQQDKAVDLFLDMLKNEDSSAFEAHLTLGNLFRSRGEVERAIRIHQSLVESAALSFEQRLLATQQLGRDYMAAGVYDRAENMFQQLTDEVDFKQSALQSLLNIYQLTSDWTKAIETAGKLVKLGASELREQIAHFYCELATQQLASDDLEDALTLLNKAEQADNHCARVSIMKGRLFIEQGNYDKAIHVLKQVYEQDRELVTETLPLLFDCYQHISQADEWEDYLRQCVAGNSGAIAELYLADIIVEKQNHEAAANYINDQIQRHPTMRLFYRLMDYHLEEAEDGRAKESLILLRKMVGEQIRTKPDYRCHKCGFTSHALYWHCPSCRSWDTIKPIRGLDGQ comes from the coding sequence ATGTTCGAGTTGCTGTTTCTGCTGCTACCAGTTGCTGCTGCTTACGGTTGGTACATGGGGCGCAGAAGTGCTCAACAAGATAAGCAACAACATGCGAATCGCTTGTCACGTGATTATGTGACAGGCGTTAACTTCCTATTGTCTAATCAACAAGATAAAGCTGTCGATTTGTTCCTCGACATGCTAAAAAATGAAGACAGTTCCGCTTTTGAGGCTCATCTCACTTTGGGAAATTTATTTCGCTCTCGAGGTGAAGTTGAACGTGCCATTCGTATTCACCAATCGCTGGTAGAAAGCGCCGCTTTATCATTTGAACAACGCTTATTAGCAACCCAACAACTTGGCCGAGATTATATGGCTGCAGGGGTTTATGACCGTGCAGAAAATATGTTTCAGCAATTAACGGATGAAGTTGATTTCAAACAAAGTGCTTTGCAATCCCTATTAAATATTTACCAACTAACCAGTGACTGGACTAAAGCCATTGAAACGGCTGGAAAGCTGGTTAAATTAGGGGCCTCAGAGCTACGAGAGCAAATTGCCCATTTTTATTGCGAATTAGCGACCCAACAACTTGCGAGTGATGATCTCGAAGATGCGCTGACATTGTTAAATAAAGCTGAGCAAGCCGACAACCACTGTGCTCGGGTTTCAATTATGAAAGGGCGATTGTTTATCGAACAAGGTAATTACGATAAAGCGATTCATGTTCTAAAACAAGTTTATGAACAAGATAGAGAACTAGTTACTGAAACCTTACCATTACTGTTTGATTGTTATCAACATATAAGCCAAGCGGATGAATGGGAAGATTATTTACGTCAGTGTGTTGCAGGTAATTCAGGGGCTATCGCAGAACTTTATTTAGCTGATATTATTGTTGAAAAACAAAATCATGAAGCGGCTGCAAATTATATTAACGACCAAATTCAACGTCACCCGACCATGCGTTTATTCTATCGTTTAATGGACTACCATCTTGAAGAAGCGGAAGATGGAAGGGCAAAAGAAAGTTTGATTTTGCTTCGTAAAATGGTAGGAGAACAAATTCGTACAAAACCCGATTATCGTTGTCATAAATGCGGGTTTACATCGCATGCATTATATTGGCATTGCCCATCTTGTCGCTCTTGGGACACAATTAAGCCTATTCGCGGGCTAGACGGGCAGTGA
- a CDS encoding LapA family protein yields the protein MKYFLILLLAVAFFIISITLGSSNDQVITFNYLIAKGDFSLSTLLASLFGVGFVLGWLICAVFYLRVIVSLKNARRKIRRLESQLGAGENNISDSTSLVTAQNKE from the coding sequence GTGAAATATTTTCTGATTTTATTACTAGCGGTCGCTTTTTTTATTATTTCGATTACGCTAGGTTCAAGCAATGATCAGGTTATTACATTTAACTACCTGATTGCAAAAGGGGATTTCTCATTATCAACCCTTCTTGCATCACTTTTTGGTGTCGGTTTTGTGCTAGGGTGGCTAATTTGTGCTGTGTTTTATTTACGAGTCATTGTTAGCCTAAAAAACGCACGTCGTAAAATTAGACGTTTAGAATCACAATTAGGTGCTGGAGAAAATAATATTTCCGATTCAACCTCATTAGTGACGGCTCAGAACAAGGAATAA
- a CDS encoding phosphatase PAP2 family protein has translation MKKTVLVVCAFALLLIIPPTLMMITGWHWSPENQFHSIKWLLWLTNTAGAPYSILTSLLFLGAVALVFRSKKKQCLKILLILISVVLLQQGLKSALKNTFKEPRPYVEWLASEYQIPTSDFYELKRSIRAKLIKDTVKQDENVPKWQRKHWQAETGYSFPSGHMLFAAGWALFLIALFWQQRLYALSIGLAIWAEGIAFSRMLLGMHWPIDIITSVVISACFTVFGYYILRLWGLLSKAD, from the coding sequence ATGAAAAAAACTGTTTTGGTCGTTTGTGCTTTTGCATTGTTATTAATAATACCGCCCACGTTGATGATGATTACAGGCTGGCACTGGTCACCAGAAAACCAGTTTCACTCAATAAAATGGCTGCTTTGGCTAACGAACACGGCAGGAGCGCCTTATAGTATTTTAACGTCTTTACTATTCCTTGGCGCTGTCGCATTGGTTTTCCGTTCAAAAAAGAAACAATGCCTGAAGATTTTGCTTATTCTTATTAGTGTTGTATTACTGCAACAAGGCTTAAAAAGCGCATTAAAGAACACATTTAAAGAACCGCGTCCTTATGTAGAATGGCTAGCAAGCGAATATCAAATTCCGACATCAGATTTTTATGAGTTAAAACGCAGTATACGAGCGAAACTAATTAAAGATACCGTTAAACAAGATGAGAATGTGCCTAAATGGCAGCGTAAGCATTGGCAAGCAGAAACAGGCTATTCTTTCCCCTCGGGTCATATGCTATTTGCAGCGGGCTGGGCATTGTTTTTAATTGCGCTTTTTTGGCAACAACGTTTATATGCGTTATCGATAGGGCTTGCTATTTGGGCTGAGGGTATTGCCTTTAGCCGTATGTTGTTGGGCATGCATTGGCCTATTGATATCATTACTTCCGTGGTCATCAGTGCTTGTTTTACGGTATTTGGTTATTATATTTTGCGTTTATGGGGGCTATTGAGTAAAGCCGATTAA
- the ribA gene encoding GTP cyclohydrolase II, which yields MQLKRVAEAKLPTPFGEFLMVGFEEIATGRDHVALIFGDISGNTPVLSRIHSECLTGDALFSLRCDCGFQLEAALSQISKEGRGVLLYHRQEGRNIGLLNKIRAYALQDQGLDTVEANIKLGFKADERDFTLCSDMYKLLGINEVRLLTNNPKKIDIMREAGINVVERVPLIVGRNPSNEHYLDVKAEKMGHMLFKHQ from the coding sequence ATGCAGCTAAAACGCGTTGCTGAAGCAAAGCTCCCGACACCTTTCGGTGAATTTTTAATGGTGGGTTTTGAAGAAATCGCAACAGGTCGTGATCATGTAGCGTTAATTTTTGGCGATATATCAGGAAATACACCAGTTCTCAGCCGGATCCACTCCGAATGTTTAACCGGAGATGCATTATTTAGTCTACGCTGCGATTGTGGTTTTCAATTAGAAGCCGCACTTTCCCAGATTAGTAAAGAAGGCCGAGGAGTATTACTTTATCATCGTCAAGAAGGCCGAAACATTGGCTTACTGAACAAAATTCGCGCTTATGCATTACAAGATCAAGGCCTCGATACAGTTGAAGCCAACATCAAACTCGGATTTAAAGCCGATGAACGTGATTTTACCTTATGCTCTGATATGTATAAATTATTGGGGATTAACGAAGTCCGTTTATTGACGAATAACCCGAAAAAAATCGACATCATGCGTGAAGCAGGAATCAACGTTGTAGAGCGTGTACCACTGATTGTCGGCCGTAATCCAAGTAACGAGCATTATCTTGACGTTAAAGCAGAAAAAATGGGACACATGCTATTTAAACACCAGTGA
- the hemB gene encoding porphobilinogen synthase, which yields MNNLHSIQRMRRLRKTEKLRSLFQETHLSVNDLCLPIFVEEELDDYMPINSMPGVMRIPEKRLAYEIERIANAGIKSVMTFGVSHHLDDNGSDAWQENGLVARMSRICKETVPEMIVMSDTCFCEYTSHGHCGVMHGHVVDNDATIHNLGLQAVAAARAGADFIAPSAAMDGQVAAIRHALDEAGFTDTAIMSYSTKFASALYGPFRDAAGSCLKGDRKTYQMNPMNRREALHESLIDEREGADALMIKPAGAYLDIIRDLREHTQLPIGAYQVSGEYAQIKFAAQAGAIDETRVALETLGSIKRAGADLIFTYFALQLAEANAL from the coding sequence GTGAACAACCTGCATTCCATTCAACGCATGAGAAGATTGCGTAAAACTGAAAAACTCCGCTCTTTATTCCAAGAAACACATCTTTCCGTTAATGACCTTTGCTTGCCAATTTTTGTTGAAGAAGAACTCGACGACTATATGCCAATCAATAGCATGCCGGGTGTTATGCGTATTCCAGAGAAACGTCTTGCTTATGAAATTGAGCGAATTGCAAATGCAGGAATAAAATCAGTGATGACCTTTGGGGTTTCCCATCATCTTGATGATAATGGTAGTGATGCATGGCAAGAAAATGGTTTAGTGGCACGTATGTCACGTATCTGTAAAGAAACCGTCCCTGAAATGATAGTGATGTCTGACACCTGCTTCTGCGAATATACCTCTCACGGTCACTGTGGTGTCATGCATGGCCATGTCGTTGATAACGATGCAACTATCCATAACCTAGGTCTACAAGCTGTTGCTGCTGCACGCGCAGGTGCTGATTTTATCGCCCCTTCTGCCGCAATGGATGGCCAAGTTGCTGCAATTCGCCATGCACTTGATGAAGCTGGTTTTACAGACACCGCCATTATGTCTTACTCCACAAAATTTGCCTCAGCACTGTATGGCCCATTCCGAGATGCAGCGGGTTCATGCCTTAAAGGGGATAGAAAAACCTATCAGATGAACCCAATGAACCGCCGTGAAGCACTACATGAATCACTAATTGATGAACGTGAAGGTGCTGACGCGCTAATGATTAAACCTGCTGGGGCTTATTTGGATATTATTCGTGATTTACGTGAGCATACCCAATTACCTATCGGGGCTTATCAAGTCAGTGGCGAATATGCGCAAATTAAGTTTGCTGCTCAAGCAGGTGCAATTGATGAAACGCGTGTAGCTCTTGAAACACTCGGGTCTATCAAACGCGCAGGGGCTGATCTTATTTTCACTTATTTTGCTTTACAATTAGCCGAAGCCAACGCGTTATAA
- the acnA gene encoding aconitate hydratase AcnA, with amino-acid sequence MSLSLKTTSASTLNVGNKQYNYFSLALAEKKLGAGTKLPKSLKVLLENLLRHIDGSSVVEQDLQAIIDWQKNAHADREIAYRPARVLMQDFTGVPAVVDLAAMREAVKSLGGNVEQVNPLSPVDLVIDHSVMVDEFATQSAFDDNVEIEMARNHERYLFLRWGQKAFNRFQVVPPGTGICHQVNLEYLGKAVWYEEIDGKLYAYPDTLVGTDSHTTMINGLGVLGWGVGGIEAEAAMLGQPISMLIPDVVGFKLTGKLSEGITATDLVLTVTQMLRQHGVVGKFVEFYGDGLADLPLADRATIANMSPEYGATCGFFPVDEVTLSYLRLTGRSDDEIALVEAYSKEQGLWRYAGDEPIFTSTLELDMSTVESSLAGPKRPQDRVELSQVPKAFRGAVELEVNKKIQSSYPSVKYQNKTFELTDGAVVIAAITSCTNTSNPSVLMAAGLLAKKAVEKGLVRQPWVKSSLAPGSKVVTDYLAVAGLTPYLDKLGFNLVGYGCTTCIGNSGPLPEPIEEAIKQADLTVGAVLSGNRNFEGRIHPLVKTNWLASPPLVVAYALAGNMNINLKTDPIGVDKSGNDVYLKDIWPSSAEIAQAVQQVKTDMFRKEYSAVFEGDDAWRALQVESSSTYHWQEDSTYIRHPPFFEGMQVQPAPVKDIHGANILAILGDSVTTDHISPAGNIKKESPAGRYLQEHGVAVADFNSYGSRRGNHEVMMRGTFANIRIRNEMVPGVEGGYTLHIPTGKQMAIYDAAMLYQQENRPLAIIAGKEYGSGSSRDWAAKGTNLLGVRVVITESYERIHRSNLIGMGVIPLEFKDGVSRKTLGLKGDERIDVIGLQSITPGQDITVRITYGNGDIKEVITRCRIDTATEMDYYRHGGILHYVIRQMLH; translated from the coding sequence ATGTCGTTGAGTCTAAAAACAACGAGTGCCTCGACACTCAATGTTGGAAACAAGCAGTATAATTACTTCAGTTTAGCACTAGCTGAAAAAAAGCTCGGTGCGGGAACTAAGCTACCTAAGTCATTAAAAGTCTTACTCGAAAACCTATTACGCCATATTGATGGGAGCTCAGTTGTCGAACAAGATTTACAAGCCATCATTGACTGGCAAAAAAACGCGCATGCAGATAGGGAAATTGCGTATCGCCCAGCCCGTGTTCTTATGCAAGATTTTACGGGTGTTCCTGCTGTTGTTGACCTTGCCGCGATGCGTGAGGCGGTTAAATCACTCGGCGGTAATGTTGAGCAAGTGAACCCGTTGTCTCCTGTTGATTTAGTGATTGACCACTCGGTGATGGTGGATGAGTTTGCTACCCAATCTGCTTTTGATGATAACGTTGAAATTGAAATGGCGCGTAACCATGAACGTTATTTATTTCTTCGTTGGGGGCAAAAAGCATTTAACCGTTTTCAAGTGGTGCCGCCGGGTACCGGTATCTGTCATCAAGTTAATTTAGAATACCTTGGTAAGGCGGTATGGTATGAAGAAATTGACGGTAAATTATATGCTTATCCAGATACCTTAGTCGGGACAGACTCCCATACAACCATGATCAATGGGCTCGGTGTACTAGGATGGGGAGTTGGTGGTATTGAAGCTGAAGCCGCGATGTTAGGCCAACCGATTTCAATGCTGATCCCTGATGTTGTGGGTTTTAAATTAACCGGGAAATTATCTGAAGGGATAACGGCAACCGACCTTGTATTAACCGTAACACAAATGTTACGTCAACATGGCGTGGTGGGGAAATTTGTAGAATTTTATGGTGATGGCTTAGCTGATTTACCATTAGCAGACCGTGCAACGATTGCAAATATGTCACCTGAATATGGCGCAACTTGTGGGTTTTTCCCGGTTGATGAAGTGACACTGTCTTATTTGCGTTTAACAGGCCGCAGTGACGATGAAATTGCGCTGGTGGAAGCTTATAGTAAGGAGCAGGGGTTATGGCGTTATGCAGGTGACGAACCTATTTTCACCAGTACACTTGAGTTAGATATGTCAACGGTGGAGTCCAGCTTAGCAGGGCCTAAACGCCCACAAGACAGAGTGGAACTTAGTCAAGTGCCAAAAGCATTTCGCGGTGCGGTAGAGTTAGAAGTTAACAAGAAAATTCAATCAAGCTATCCTTCTGTTAAATATCAAAATAAAACCTTTGAGCTCACTGATGGCGCTGTCGTTATTGCGGCAATTACATCTTGTACAAATACGTCAAACCCAAGTGTATTAATGGCAGCAGGGCTATTAGCAAAAAAAGCCGTTGAAAAAGGCTTAGTCCGTCAGCCGTGGGTTAAATCATCATTGGCACCGGGCTCTAAAGTGGTTACTGATTATCTTGCGGTTGCGGGTTTAACACCGTATTTAGATAAACTTGGATTTAACCTTGTTGGGTATGGATGTACAACTTGTATCGGTAACTCAGGCCCATTACCAGAACCAATAGAAGAGGCGATTAAACAAGCAGATCTTACCGTTGGTGCCGTGCTATCGGGTAACCGTAACTTTGAAGGGCGAATTCACCCACTGGTGAAAACCAACTGGTTAGCATCACCGCCTTTGGTGGTTGCCTATGCGCTGGCAGGGAACATGAATATCAACTTGAAAACCGATCCTATTGGGGTCGATAAATCCGGTAACGATGTTTACTTGAAAGATATTTGGCCATCCAGTGCTGAAATTGCGCAAGCTGTGCAGCAAGTTAAAACAGACATGTTCCGTAAGGAATATAGTGCGGTCTTTGAAGGTGACGATGCTTGGAGAGCATTACAAGTTGAAAGCTCTTCAACTTATCATTGGCAAGAAGACTCGACTTATATTCGCCATCCACCTTTCTTTGAAGGTATGCAAGTGCAGCCAGCACCGGTCAAAGATATTCATGGCGCAAATATTTTAGCTATCCTCGGCGACTCGGTTACTACTGACCACATTTCGCCTGCGGGGAATATCAAAAAAGAGAGCCCAGCTGGACGATATCTGCAAGAGCACGGTGTTGCTGTCGCAGATTTCAACTCTTATGGTTCGCGTCGGGGTAACCATGAAGTAATGATGCGAGGGACATTTGCAAACATTCGTATTCGTAATGAAATGGTGCCAGGTGTTGAAGGGGGATATACCTTGCATATCCCTACAGGCAAACAGATGGCGATTTATGATGCGGCAATGTTGTATCAACAAGAAAATAGACCATTAGCCATTATCGCAGGTAAAGAATATGGTTCTGGTTCTAGCCGAGATTGGGCTGCGAAAGGGACGAATTTATTGGGTGTACGCGTCGTCATTACTGAATCATATGAACGTATTCACCGTTCTAATTTGATTGGTATGGGGGTTATACCTTTGGAGTTTAAAGATGGGGTCTCTCGCAAAACACTCGGTTTAAAAGGTGATGAACGCATTGATGTCATTGGGTTACAGTCAATTACCCCAGGTCAGGATATCACAGTGAGAATTACTTATGGCAATGGTGATATAAAAGAAGTTATCACTCGCTGTCGTATTGATACGGCAACGGAGATGGATTATTACCGTCATGGGGGGATTTTGCATTATGTGATAAGGCAGATGCTACATTAG